The proteins below come from a single Gimesia alba genomic window:
- a CDS encoding class I SAM-dependent methyltransferase, whose translation MSSESHSELDCFRQLHNAPEIFELIQQHSGSEFQLQKQLRETYSQDLVRAALTLSELRIRGRAKFSKADQMWFDRKSLEQATPELVSQHKAARFSGTVYDFCCGMGGDLIALAKHARVTGVDQEPVLCQFAQWNSEVYGVADSVSVLNSRLEEIRDREGRLHIDPDRRPHSGGKVIRIEDYLPGLDTLLELIEQFQGGAIKLSPASNFAGKFPGTEAELISLNGECKEATIWFGDLAGDQEYRATAISKTGEVDSIAGHPMDAFVDITAPGAYVYDPDPAVVRSGLLDVAADQYGVSRLDPEEEYLTSAEAVESPFFRRFRILDELPNNDRDLKKYFRSADFGQLEIKCRRIPVSIETLRRKLSLKGEAAGVLIIARLQGKSRALICERESFNRPH comes from the coding sequence ATGTCCAGTGAGTCACATTCCGAGCTAGATTGCTTTCGTCAGCTGCACAACGCTCCTGAAATTTTTGAACTGATCCAACAGCATTCCGGGTCCGAATTCCAGCTACAGAAACAGTTGCGAGAAACCTATTCTCAGGATCTGGTGCGGGCGGCGTTAACGTTATCCGAACTGCGGATACGAGGTCGGGCCAAGTTTTCTAAAGCAGACCAGATGTGGTTTGATCGTAAAAGCCTGGAACAGGCGACTCCCGAACTGGTTTCACAGCATAAAGCGGCGCGCTTTTCCGGAACGGTTTACGATTTTTGTTGTGGCATGGGAGGCGATCTGATCGCCCTGGCAAAACACGCGCGTGTGACGGGCGTGGATCAGGAACCAGTGTTGTGCCAGTTTGCACAATGGAATAGTGAAGTCTACGGCGTGGCGGATTCGGTGAGCGTGTTGAATTCGCGCCTGGAAGAGATTCGAGATCGCGAAGGGCGCTTGCACATCGACCCAGATCGGCGGCCTCATTCCGGAGGAAAAGTGATCCGGATTGAAGACTATCTGCCGGGGTTGGATACCTTGCTGGAGTTAATCGAACAATTTCAAGGCGGTGCGATCAAACTCAGTCCCGCCAGTAATTTTGCCGGAAAGTTTCCCGGCACCGAGGCGGAACTGATCAGTCTGAACGGCGAATGCAAAGAAGCGACGATCTGGTTTGGTGATCTGGCAGGGGACCAGGAATATCGGGCGACAGCTATTTCCAAAACAGGCGAAGTTGACAGTATTGCCGGTCATCCAATGGATGCCTTTGTGGATATCACGGCGCCGGGGGCTTATGTTTATGATCCCGATCCGGCGGTGGTCCGTTCCGGTTTACTCGATGTGGCGGCAGATCAGTATGGAGTGAGTCGTCTGGACCCTGAAGAAGAATATCTGACCTCCGCCGAAGCAGTCGAGTCTCCTTTTTTCAGACGGTTTCGAATTTTGGACGAGTTGCCAAACAATGACCGGGATCTGAAAAAGTATTTCAGGTCCGCTGATTTTGGGCAGCTGGAAATCAAATGTCGGCGGATTCCGGTATCGATTGAAACGCTGCGTCGCAAGCTGTCTTTGAAAGGAGAGGCAGCGGGGGTTTTGATCATTGCCCGGTTGCAGGGTAAATCACGGGCACTGATTTGCGAACGCGAATCGTTCAATAGACCGCATTGA